A segment of the Nitrospina gracilis 3/211 genome:
GGATTCCGAGCACAATGACCAGCGCCACGACGGCGAATACGCTGACAAAAATATATTCGGTCACTTGGAGTTTCCGTTTGTTTCTTCGGGAGGGGGGATTGCCAACCTAAGTGAGGCAATATCAAACAACTCCACCCTCCGGTCAAATGTTCCTGGAAGGTGAGTAGCCGGGTGTCTCCCATCCTTATGGACCCATTTTACCCAAAACCCGTTTCAGGGTTCCAGAAACTACTGGAATGGGCGATTATATTAGCACCACCATACCCTGTCAATTACTGTTTTTTCTATCTTTACAGGGTGGAAACGGACACCCCCAAACCCCCATAACCACTTATTATTCAAAGTATTTTAATTTGAAGGCGTGTATACAGCGGGCGTGAGGGGGGCCCGGAAAGGCGCATGGACCGATACGGAGGTGAAAGAGGGCCGTACGTGGCTTGCAGTGTCCGGAACAGGTGGATACCCTAATTTGCGGATTCCCCGGGCCGGATAGCGATCCGGCTCAACCCTCCAGATATTCCAGGTGCAGACGGTAAATCAGGCCGGAAGGGTTGTCTTCCGGCGCAGCGGCATCGGGTTTGGCGTAGTTGATGACCTCGAAATGGATTTCGTTGGTCCCTTCGCGCAAAAAGTCATCGCAGTTGATAATGAACGGCTCCGGGTACTCCGCCCCGCCGTAATCCTGTTTCAGGCCGACATCGTTCACGGTGACGCGGCAGACATCATCAGCGCGCAGGAAGAGCTCCGCCCGGGGCATGGCTTTGGTCCCCGGCGGGATGTCGAATTTCAGGCGGAAACCATGCTGGGTGCCGGTCTTCGCTTCCTCCAGCGTCACCTGCTCCCGAATCCACACCCACATGCTTCCTTTAATACCGCGCCAGTCGTCACTGCCCTGGCAGATCTCGGCAGTCCGCCAGCTTTCGGTTTCCGGATCGTGCACCTCCGTGTCCTTGCCACTCGCGAACACCTGGGTCCGGGTTTTGGGACCTTCCCCCACCAGCCAACTCGGGGTGAGTGGCTTGCTCTCCAGCCACATGGAGTCGTTGAGGTCGCGGTAATGATCGTACAGACCGTGTTTCTTGTTGATGAGGACAATGCTCGGTCGTTGGAAGTTGCGCCCGAGGTAGGGACCGATGTCCGCCACTATGAGCCCGCCCGGTTCCTGCACATCCAGAGAAATAAACGAGTGGGAGGGAATGAACCGGTAGGTGTGCACAACAAACTTGCCCTTGGTTGGCGACTCCACGGACTCGATCTCCTCCTGAAGTTTCTGCAAAAGCAGGATGGAGGTTTTGATCTCGTTCAAAAAGGTCGACTTGCCGTGCGCCTGCCGGCTGATGAGATCGACCACCGGCGATTGCGGGTCCATTAACAAAAGTTTCACATTGACCCCGCTCAATACCTTTTCACGCAGCAGGTCGCGGCTTCCGGTGGAGATGGACAGCAACGATGTCCCGCCAATGTAGATTTCGTGCTTCACCCGTTTGAATAGCGTCTCAAAGGAGGTGGCGTTGCCCAGTTCCGACCGGTTCTTGTAAATCCCCTGAATGCCCAGGCGCACCGCATCGGGATTGACAATTTCCTGCAGTGCATCCTTGTATTCATTAAAGGTGAGTTCTCTCAGGAACAACTCATAGCCTAAGGACACAACACCGATCATGGCAATCAGCAGGGAGAACTCCTTGACGGGGTGGAGCCAGATACTGTGGGTCGGAAACACCTGGGGAGAAAGAATGTATGCGGCCGCGCCGAATCCAAAAATGATGAGCGCCAGAAACACAACGCGGTCCCGAATCCACATCCGGAGGGCCGGACCTTTGCTTGTTTTCTTGTCTTCGAGCATTTTTAAATGAGCCTGAACGGGTAAATAGTATTGAAATCGATGTTAACGCAAGGCAGTAGGATTCACAAGAAGGTTACGGAAGTCTCACTCATTTCTCATGCATTCTCAACTCAACCCGGACTTGCGGCGAAGGTACCACTCTAAAAAGAGAAACCCGAGTATCAACCCGTATGCCGCCCACGTATCCCACAACGAGACGAACAGTTTACTGGTTTTGATTTCCACCTCTGGATTGGGGAAGGCCAACGTATCCAGCCGCAGGTCAGGCCGCAGAACCCGGTAACTCCCTCCGGAAACCTCGGATAGCTTCTGGAGGAACTCAGGCTGAACACGCGGTTTCTGGAACTCCACCTGGGGGCTGGTGACACTGAACAATTCGCGTTCGGTCAGGGTGCGGTCGCCCTGTTTTAAGGAAACCTGCGCCGCGTAGAATCCCTCGCGGCCCGGATAAAATTCGTAACGACCCTCGCCGTTTTCGTCGGTGGCGATGGATTCCGTCTTCAACGTGCTCCGGTCAGGCCAGGTGGAGAGGGTCAATTCCGCCTGTTTTCCGGCCAGGGGATTGTAATCCTCCCCCACCAGCTTGAACTGCACGAGCACCTTCTCCTGTTCGCGGTACTTTTCTTTGTCGGTCTCCACCTTGAGCAGACGGGTTTCGGGATCCCTGGTCAGCCAGGCGAGGATGTTCTCCCACAGCTTCTGGTAATGCCGGCCACTGCCCCCCTCCCCCACGCGGCGGAAGTTCCAGTACCACGCGGAGTCGGTGGCGATCATCAGGGTGCGGCCTTCGCCTACTTTCCGGGCGGCGAGCACCGGCAGGTTTTTCTTATCCACCTTCGCCGTGGCCAGAACCTGCGCCTCCCCTGCCGCGGTCAAACCCATATTCAATCCCTGAAGCGGAGGCAGGGATCGCCAGGCTTTTAAATTCACCTCTTTTCTACTCTCCAATTGAAGAATGGGATGATTGTTCAAGCTACCCGGAACGTCGATCGCATAGAATTTATCGACGAACGGTTGCGATGCATGCTTCAATTCCACGGGAAGGATTTCCTCCACCGGCGTGCGTTCGTACCCCCCCCTTGAAACGACAGATCGCCGCCGATCATCAGGAACGCACCGCCTTCCTCTACATACGATTTCAAGTTGGACAGGTACTTTTTATCGAGAAACGGTTTGTACCGGAAGTTGTGAAACACAACGAGATCAAAGGAACTCAGGTAATCGCTGAGCAACAGGTTTGACGGAAACGGAATGAGGCTGAGTTCGGTAGTCGGTGCATCGACATCGTCGCTCAGCGTCCTCAAAATGAAGAAAGAAAGCAGGTCCACCTTCGGATTGTTGATCAACACCTCGCGCAGAAAGCGCGAGTCCCATGACGGCCGGCCGTTCAAATGCAGAACGCGCAGGCGGTCGCGCACCACCTTCACCTGAAAATCCCAGCGGTTGTTCGTCTCCACCGCCTCCCCCGCAAACACAGGCACCGTCACCGAATAAATGTGCTTGCCCATGTTCACCGGCATGAACTCCATATCCACCCGGTAATCCTGATCGTCCTCCTTTAAAGAAACGACCTGCGACACGAGGATCTTGTCCCCTTCTTTCACCACCACGGGGATGTTCTTGTTGCCGATGGCGTACGCACCCAGCTTGACAGACACCTTGACCGGCTGGTTGACGAAACCGAAATCCGCCGCGTCCACAGTCTCGATTGCAAGGTCCTTGAACTCGTCGTTGGTACCCGCCTGAAGGGTATGTATGGGGCCGTCAAATTTAACCAGTGTCTGTTCGAAGTCCTCAGAAAAGTCGGCCGGATCCTGGATGAGATCCGCCCCGTCGGAAAACAGGAGAACGCCCTGCAACGATTTATTCTCATAATGCTCGAGCACCTCGCGGAACACCCGGGCGAGATCCGTATTGACGTTGTGAGGCTGGTACCGCGCCGCCAGTTCCTCGGTACGGACGGGATCGGTATGATCTGAAACGAAATAGTAATCTACGTCATAGTTTTGCCGCAGGCCCGTCAGCCAGTCCTTATTCCGTGCCAGGGCGTCGCTCACCAGTTGCATTCGCGGAACTTCTTCTGGAAAGGTTTTGATCGACATGCTTTTGCTGTCGTCGACCAGCACGGCAATCGTATTTTTGAGCGGCTGGATGTTTTTCAACTCCAGGCGGGGTTGAAGCATGAGAAGCAACAACAACGCCAGTGTCAGAACGCGCAAGGTGTAGAGCACCGTTTTGCGCGGAAGGCTACGTACCTTGCGCAAGCTGGCCCAGAAAAACCACAGCATCAGCGGCGCCAGCACCGCAAGCGCCATCAAGGCCCATCGGTTCTCGCCCAGGGCCCAGTGCAGCTCCCATGCGTTGTACTCTTCCCAGTTTTGCCCGAACAGCTTTCCCAGAAAATTCATCGGCCGGAATACCTCCGAAGCCGTTCAAGAATGATGGGTAAGTGCACCATGTCTTTTTTATAATCAAGGGTGAGCGCGTACATGACGATGTTGACTCCGAGGCGCAGACTCAGTTTGCGTTGGCGATAACCGCCGCCGACCATGTCAAAATTCCAGTGGCCAAGCTTGTTTTTCGACCACGCACCGCCAAGGTCGTTGTTTGAGTACACGAGCACCGTACGTCCCTTGCTGGTAACGCCTTCCAGGTAAGGCTTCACCACCACGCGCCCCACCACCTGATTGATCAGGTAGAAAGAACGGAAAATCGAGTGATCACGCGGAATGCGTTCCAGAGGGGTGTTGGGATACAGTCTGTCCAGCAGGCGGCGCACGGACGCATCGAATCCGGAGTTGGGCCTGCCGGAGTTGTCGTCGATCAAAAGGAATCCGCCGAAGTTCAAGTAATCGCGGAGAGCATTGACGGAATCGTCGGAGATCGGTTTGAACTCGCGGTCGCCCGCAAGATAAAGAAAGGGATGATGAAATAAAGTCGGGTCGGTGGGTGCAAGGTCCAGCGGTTCGCGCTTGACCTCAATCGACGTGCGCTTCGCCACCTGGGCCAGCAGGCTTTCCACCGCATCGGGACGCGGCTTGTACACGCCACCTTCGTACTTCACCTGCGGGATGACGAGTTTCGAGCCTTCCCCTTCCGCCTGGCCGAAAGAAGGGGCATAAAGAATCCCGAACCCGACGAGGGCCCAACAACCCAACTGCTTCAAAAAGGACAACAACAAACTCCGGTTCGGGTGGCCTGCGCTTAAGTTATTAATCATATAATAATGTTAGCAAATTAATAAAGCCCCCGAACGCGATTTCAATTCGTTTGGTTCACTCCGGATCGGGTGTTATAGTGGGGCGATTTTCCTAAAGGTTACCGCATATGAACCGCATGATCCTGCTGAATCCCGGCCCGGTCAACGTCACCGATCGCGTACGCAAGGCTTTATTGCATCCGGACCTCTGTCACCGCGAACCGGAGTGCGCCGAATTGGTGCAATCCATCCGCCAGAAACTGCTGGAGGCCTTCGGGTTGGAGGGAGTTTTTCTGACAGCGCTCATCACCGGGTCCGGCACCGCTGCGCTCGAGATGGCGGTGTCCTCCTGCGTCGCGGAGGGGCAAGCCATGCTGGTGGTAAGAAACGGGGTGTACGGCGAGCGCATCGCCACGATGGCGGAGTCCCACAGCATCCCCACCGTGACCGTCGATTGCGACTGGGGCGTCGTACCATCGCTTGATGCCATTGAACGGGCTTTGAAGGAACATCCCGAGATCGGGCTGGTGGCGCTGGTGCATCACGAAACCACAACCGGCCTGCTCAATCCCGTACACGAAGTCGGCGAACTCGCACACCGCTACGGCAAGAAACTGTTGATCGACGCCATCAGCAGTCTGGCCGGCGACACGCTCGATTTTGAACGCAGTCACGTCGATTACTGCGTCGGCACCGCCAACAAATGTTTGCAGGGGTTCCCCGGTGTGTCGTTCGTCCTGGTACGCAAAGAGGAGATCGACTCACTCGCCACGCACCCGGCGCGGTCGGTTTACTTCGACCTGAATAAAAACCTGAAAGCACAGGAAGCGGGGGAAACCCTGTTCACCCCGGCAGTGCAGGTGCATTACGCATTTGATGCGGCACTGGACGAGTTGATCGAAGAGACGGTGACCGGGCGCATCAAACGCTATGCCGGTGCGTCGACCTTGCTTCGCCAGGGTTTCAACGAAATGGGACTCGAGTACCTGGTCGATCCCGCGCACCGTTCCAACAGCCTGACCGCGATCAAACTGCCGGAGGGAATCACTTACGAGTTCCTGCACGATGAGCTGAAAAAGCAG
Coding sequences within it:
- a CDS encoding glutamine amidotransferase, which gives rise to MELKHASQPFVDKFYAIDVPGSLNNHPILQLESRKEVNLKAWRSLPPLQGLNMGLTAAGEAQVLATAKVDKKNLPVLAARKVGEGRTLMIATDSAWYWNFRRVGEGGSGRHYQKLWENILAWLTRDPETRLLKVETDKEKYREQEKVLVQFKLVGEDYNPLAGKQAELTLSTWPDRSTLKTESIATDENGEGRYEFYPGREGFYAAQVSLKQGDRTLTERELFSVTSPQVEFQKPRVQPEFLQKLSEVSGGSYRVLRPDLRLDTLAFPNPEVEIKTSKLFVSLWDTWAAYGLILGFLFLEWYLRRKSGLS
- a CDS encoding DUF4159 domain-containing protein is translated as MSFLKQLGCWALVGFGILYAPSFGQAEGEGSKLVIPQVKYEGGVYKPRPDAVESLLAQVAKRTSIEVKREPLDLAPTDPTLFHHPFLYLAGDREFKPISDDSVNALRDYLNFGGFLLIDDNSGRPNSGFDASVRRLLDRLYPNTPLERIPRDHSIFRSFYLINQVVGRVVVKPYLEGVTSKGRTVLVYSNNDLGGAWSKNKLGHWNFDMVGGGYRQRKLSLRLGVNIVMYALTLDYKKDMVHLPIILERLRRYSGR
- a CDS encoding 2-aminoethylphosphonate aminotransferase; translation: MNRMILLNPGPVNVTDRVRKALLHPDLCHREPECAELVQSIRQKLLEAFGLEGVFLTALITGSGTAALEMAVSSCVAEGQAMLVVRNGVYGERIATMAESHSIPTVTVDCDWGVVPSLDAIERALKEHPEIGLVALVHHETTTGLLNPVHEVGELAHRYGKKLLIDAISSLAGDTLDFERSHVDYCVGTANKCLQGFPGVSFVLVRKEEIDSLATHPARSVYFDLNKNLKAQEAGETLFTPAVQVHYAFDAALDELIEETVTGRIKRYAGASTLLRQGFNEMGLEYLVDPAHRSNSLTAIKLPEGITYEFLHDELKKQGYVIYAGQGGLKKSIFRIANMGDIQTGEFQRLLEVLKTCLAKSPSLRD